Part of the Ignavibacterium album JCM 16511 genome, TTTCGGTTCGACTGAAACAGTTACAGTCCAAATTAAAAATTATGGTTCAGCCACCATTAATTTTGCAGTGACGCCTGCTACAGTATATGCATCGGTTACAGGACCTAATCCACAAACATTTTCACCGGTTATTATTAATTCCGGCACGCTGGCTCCAGGTGCAACACAGGATGTTACTATCACCACAACATATAACATGACAGGTTTCGGTACATATACATTTAATGCATATACAGCAATCAGCGGTGATGGAAATTCTGCCAACGATGCTATGAGTCCAGTTATTAGGGCAAATGTCGCACCGGCAACATTACCCGAATTTGTCGATTTTACCGGATTTACCGGTGCTAATCTTACAACGGTTTTCCCAAACTGGAAAGAAGCTTCAGGTGTTTCGCCGAGTGGTACAAGTTCAGCTTGGACTTCGCAAACCGGATTAGGCGGTACGGGTAATATTACGGCAAGAATAAATCTGTATACAACTTCAAGAAATGAATGGATAATTGGTCCAAAGATTATTCCACAATCGAATACGGTTTTAAAATTTTCTGCTGCGGTTACGGATTGGAACTCTGTTACTTTACCGGATTCGATGGGTTCTGATGATAAAGTTCGGGTGATGGTAAGTACCGATTGCGGTTTAAGCTGGACATCTATTTTTCAGATGGATGCATCAACCGGTCTGACTAATACTCTGACACAATTCACTATACCGTTAGCGTCCTATTCTGGTCAGGAAATTAAAATAGCTTTCTATGCTACAGATGGACCTACAGACGATCCGCAAGATTATGATTTTCATATTGATGATATTTATATCGGAGGGCCTGCACCTGATAACCCGGCTTCATTTGCAGCAGTTCCTTTAAGCTCATCTCAGATACAATTAACCTTTACAACAAATAGCAACAATAATAATGTTGTAATAGTTTGGAATAATACTGGAACATTCACTTCTCCTTCGGGAGCTCCACCATCAGTTGGGCAACCTTTTGCCGGCGGTACATTACTTTATAATGGTTTGGTATCGCCTGTTAACCATTCTGGTCTGACAGGAAATACACAATATTATTACAAAGCATTTTCATATAATGGTTCAGTATATTCTCCGGGTTTAACATCATCAGCAACAACCTTGTGCGATCCTGTTTCAACTCTTAATGAAAATTTTGATGGTGTGACCACTCCAAATCTACCATCTTGCTGGTATAAAGTAGGAACCGGTGGGTCTGTTTCAACACAGGGTTCAAGTGCAAATTCATCACCTAATTGTTTATATATTTATTCAACAAGTACTAGTTCATTGGCTGTAGTATCATTACCTCCTTTAAGTAATGCTGGTGCAGGAACTCATAGATTAAGATTTTATGCAAGGGCTAATTTCACAGTCGGTGGTGTTATCCATATTGGTTATTTAACAAATCCTAATGATGCCAATAGTTTTGTTAAACTTGATTCCATCGTAGCAAATTCATTGAGCTATCAGCAATTCACTAAATTTTTAGGTAATGCACCTGGCTCCAATCAGGTTTTAGCGTTCAGACATTCCGGTTCGCCTGCCAATAGTGTTTTAATTGATGATGTGGTTTGGGAACCAGTTCCTGTAGGAGTACCTAATCCTGCAGTAGTCGTTTCCCCTGCTGATAGTGCTACCAATGTTGCAATAAATACAAGTCTGAACTGGTTAAGTGGCGGCGGTGCACCTGAAACAGGTTACAGAATTTATTTCGGAACGGATGGCGGTGGTGTTACTCCTCCAACTAATATATTGAATAATGTTGATTTAGGTTTGGTAACTACATACACACCTGCATCTCCATTATCTTATAGTACGACTTATTACTGGATGATTGTTCCATACAATGGAAGTGGAAATGCAACGGGCACACCTATCTGGAGATTTACCACAATGCCTGATCCAACAATTACTCCGCCTTATACTCAAAATTTTGAGGGAACATTTCCACCTATTAATTGGACACGATTCACAGGGCTTTTGCAAGATACTTCTGTACTTACTTCAACAACTGCAGGTTGGGTTCAGGATGATTGGAGAAATATTTCTTCACCAGTAAATAAAGCAGCAAGGCTGAACATATGGTCAACTACTACAAGATATTGGTTGGTAACGCCTCCAATTAATTTAGGAACTGGCTCAACAAATTATCAAATAGAATTTGATTTAACTTTGAACGCTTACGGTACTTCAAACCCTCCGGGAACTTCTGGTGTTGATGATAAATTCGCAGTGGTCATTTCCACAGATGGTGGAACAACCTGGTTATCTGCAAATACACTTAGACTATGGGACAATGCTGGTTCGCCATATGTTTACAACAATATAAATCATCTTGGTGAACATGTTATTCTGAATCTTACCGGTTATACCGGTATTGTAAAGATAGGATTTTATGGTGAATCAACTGTATCTAATGCAGATAATGATTTAATGGTAGATAATTTTGAAGTTAAAGAAGTTCCTACTACACCCCTATTTACAATCAGTCCGACATCAAAAGACTTCGGAACTGTTATCTCAGGCAACACCAAATCTGCTAATTTCACAATTACAAATACAGGTGTGGGCACCTTATCCATAAATTCCGGCGGAATAACTTTAACCGGCACTAATGCAAATCAATTCTCTTTGGGAAGCATTTCATATCCTATAAATTTGACTTCAGGTCAAAGCGCACAAATTACAGTTAACTTTTCACCAACAAGCGCCGGAGTTAAAACTGCAAATCTTCAAATAGTTCACAATGCACCTGGTTCACCGGCAGTTGTTCCATTGACAGGTAATGCTTTACCTGCAGGAATATTGTTTGAAGACTTTACAGGAGCTGCTTTCCCACCCGATGGCTGGATTGCTGTAAATAATGATGCTGGGACAAAGAATTGGATAAGAAATACAGGCAAATTTACTTCATCACCGGCTTCTGCTTCCTCCAGTTGGGAATCCACAATATTAAGAAACAATGACTGGTTAATAACACCAAAGTTAGTAGTTTCTTCGGGGGATTCGATAATCTTCTGGATAAGTGCTGCTTCCTCTTCCTATACAGAAGAACTTGTTGTAAAAGTTGGAAGCACAAATGATCCAAATGGATCGTGGACAACGCTCGATTCAATCTTAACAAATAATCCCGGATGGGAAAGAAAATCATATAGTTTAAATGCGTTTGCAGGTCAGAATGTTTACATAGCTTTCGTTAATAGAGGTTTGGACAAATTTACAGTTTATATTGATGATGTAGTTGGTCCTCAGGTATATATACCTGCGGTTGATGTTGCTTTGCAGAGCTTTTATCAAGCTAGCGGTTTGCCAGTACCAAGAGGAGTTAGTCAATTTGAAGAAAATAATATTTATGTAAAAGTACTTGAGAATTCTAATAAGAAAGAACCTGTCGAAGCATTATCAAATACAGGTAGTGGTGTAAAATCAACTACTTCAAATAATACTGTAGTCGTTGACAATTCCAATGTTCCAATTGAACTCAACAATATCCAAATTAAAGCTGCTGTAAAAAATCTAGGCCAAAATGCTACTAATTATACAATCAATTATTCTGTTGGTGGTATTAATCAAACTCCATTCTCTGGTCCAACAATTAGTTCTGGTCAAACAGATACAGCTACAATAATTTACAATCCATCATCCATTGGTACATTTATAGCTGCTGGAACAGTCACAGCTACTGGTGATGAAGTCCCGGGTAATAATAATAACCAGTTCAGGATGAGGGTTTACCCTGATTCTTACACCAGAACGATCTATGACAGAGCTGATAATGTTGTAGATACCTGGGTTGGTTGGGCTGATACTACAGTACGAATGAAAGCAGGAGTTCGATTTACAGCTCCATCTGAGATTAAATTAGCTGGTGTTGATTTCATCTGCAGAACCGAAGCAGTTAACAGTGGTACTTTTGAAGTTCAGGTTCGTGCAGCTGGTGATTCTGCCGGTGCACCTGGTGCTGTCCTCTACACTCAGGTTTACTCTGCAAACGATTATTTCGCTGGTGCCGGTGATTATATCTTCTTCCCATTTGGCAACGATGCACCAACTATTGCAAGTGGTTCTGATTACTGGATTACTGTCAAAGCTCCTTTAGGTGTTCTTTATCCTGGTGCAGTTCACAACACAGGATTTACTTCCGGTAGAAGCTTCTTTGAAGGTTCAGCTGATACAACAGTTTGGAATCCTTTAGTTATTACTACTGAAAGAGCCTGGATTATGAGAGCTGTTCATATTCCTGCTGCAGCTACATTCCAGCTAACAGTTTCAGTTGGCAACGGTTGGAATATGGTATCAGTACCTGGTTTACATCCTGTTGATCAGAATATACTTACCTGGTGGCCTGGTAAAGACCCTGCTGCAAATGTTTTCAAGTTCCAGGGTGCTTATCAGTCTGTTACAACAGTTCAACCTGGTCTCGGCTACTGGATGAAACATCTCGGTGCTAATACTTACAACACAGGTGATGAATGGCCTGCTGGTGGTATCAATATCGTTGCTCACGATCCTCTTAATGCTGCTGCCGGCTGGAACCTTATAGGTGGTTATGAGTTCTTAGCTCCTACTTCGGCTCTTACTACTAATCCTTCAGGGCTCATATCCGGTTTCGTATATGGTTACACTACTAGTGGTGGTTATCAGGTTGCTAGTGACCTCGTTCCTGGTTATGGCTACTGGCTTAAACTTACTGCTGCAGGACAGATTAACATAAATCCAGGTCCTAAAGCTAATTTCAAACTCTCTGACTTTATCCCTGATGACTTCGGTAAGATTATCATTACTGATAACGCAGGTAAGTCTTATACTCTCTATGTTGCTCAGGGTAATCAGGCTCAGAAGACTTCACTCGACTTCTTCGAACTTCCTCCTGCTCCGTTCAGTGATATGTTTGATGTAAGATACACTTCTGGAAGATTTGTTGAAGATTTGAGCAGTGCAATGAAGACAATTCAGATGCAGGGAGTAGAATATCCTGTAAGAGTAAGAGTAGAAGGAATGATGCTGAGGATAACAGATGAGACAGGAAAAGCAGTAAATGAGAGAGTTAAGTCAGGCGAAGAGATAACAATCAGTAACTCACAGATAAGAAAGCTGAATGTGATGAGTGATATAATACCTGATAAGTATTCTCTTGAGCAGAATTATCCGAATCCATTCAACCCAACGACAACAATAGAATTCTCATTGCCTGAGGATGTAGAGAATGTAAGATTGACGATATACAATGCATTGGGAGAGAAGGTAGCAGAGCTAGTAAACGGAAAGATGGAAGCAGGCAGATACAGATATCAGTGGAATGCTGGAAATGTTGCAACAGGATTGTATATCTATGAACTTAAGACAAACAAATTCTCTTCTGTCAAGAAGATGATGTTGTTGAAGTAATTTGTTTCAAACCCGAACTGCTAAAGCAGCAGTTCGGGTTTAATTTTTATCAAACAAAAAAGTGAGGTAAATATGAAAAAATTAACTTTACTCTTCCTGATAGTTTTCAATTTTACTAATGTCTTTCCCCAAACTTTTGTAACTCACAACACGAGCACTCTTCAGGTAAGCATCTTTAATAATGGCTACATTGGACATAATTTTGATGCAACTCAAGGTGGTGGTGTAGTGTTTGGTTCAGCTCCCGACGCAATGTTTACTGCAGGAGTAATGTTTGGCGATAATGTAAGAGGTGTTAATGGAATGGTTGGTAGTTTCGTACAGGGTACCCCACAGCTTCCAATCATTGCTGATCTACAAAATACAGTTCCGTTTACTCCATTTACTTCTGATCCATACTTCAACCAGATAACTGAGGCAAGAATGAATGATGGGCTTGCACCTCTTCCATATAATGTAACAATCAAGCAAAAATCTTATTCGAACACTGGTGATAAATTCGTAATCATCACATATGAACTGACCAATAATTCTTCAAATACATATTCTAATTTCAGAGTTGGAATTTTTGCTGATTGGGATGTAGGTGCAGCAGCTTATCTTAACAACAGAAGAGGAATGGACATTCCACGAAATCTTGTTTATCAGTATTTGCAGGGCACACAGGATCCAAATTATTACGGTGTTGTTGCTCTGAGTGGTTTAACAGGAGGAACCAGCACTGATATATTCCCGGGTGATGTTAATACTATCAGGAATGAAGTTTACTTATTAATCAGTAACATTTATGACAGCACTTCAAGCACAAGATTAGGTGATTTTCGTTCTTTTATAGGAAGTGGTCCTTATACTTTTTCACCTGGTAGTACATTAAATGTTGCTTTTGCTATTGTAGTTGGAACTAACTTAGCTGATCTTCAGACATCAGCAGATGCTGCTGTTTTTAAATATAACAATTACATTCTGCCAGTTGAACTTACTTCGTTCACTGCATCAGTAAATCTGAATGGAGATGTTAGCTTAGAATGGATTACGGAAACCGAAATTAATAATCACGGTTTTGTAGTAGAAAGAAAAACAGATAACACTGATTTCACTTCAATTGGATTTGTAAAAGGTAACGGCACAACTACAGAAAGAAAAATATATACATTCACTGACAAAAACTTAGAAGCAGGAAAATATTATTATAGATTAAAGCAAATTGATTTCAACGGACAGTTCGAATACAGCGATATAATTGAAGTGGAAGTAACACCAGTAAACAAATATTTACTTGAACAGAATTATCCAAATCCATTCAACCCAAGCACTGTCATTAGCTGGCAATCTCCAGTTGATAGCTGGCAAACATTAAAAGTATATGATATACTTGGAAATGAAGTCGCCACACTCATTAATGAATTCAAAAATGCCGGCAAATATTCAATAAGATTTGATATGAAAGATTTAGCACCGGGAACATATTTCTATCAACTGAAGATTGGTGATGTTGTTCAAACAAAGAAGATGACTTTACTCAAATAGATATTATCAAAATCATTTTTTCGCTTCCCTCTCATTGAACAATTCTTTGAGAGGGATTTTTTTATTCTTCAACTATCATTCCAGCAGTTTAAAAATTTTTTACACTTTTGATTGCAAAGATTAAATTTTTATTAAATTAAAAACATTTCAGGGAAAAAATCGAAAATTTTTTTTTAATTTTTTTTTGAAGTTACCTCTTTGTTATTAAATGAGTTATAAAAATTCATTTAAAGTTACTTGGTAAAAACACCAGGAAAATTTAACACGAATTAATTTGACAAATGAATTTGAACTTTCTATTTTAGCTCCTGTGAGGGCAAACTACTTCTGCAAAATTCTGAGTTAACCCTAAAAATTTTTTAGCACTCAGATTCAATTGAATATAATTTGATCGACGATATGCACCAAATGAGTGAATGTTAATCGAGGGCAATTAACAAAAACTATTTCGTATATGTTATACTGGTGCTTATGATTCATTTTTATCTTGACCAACACCTAAAAATTTTATCTGAAAAATTTTATTCCACAGGAATAAACAATTCTAATAAACTATCCATTCAACAATCACACGGAGGTATAATATGCTTTGGAGATACAATATCCATCTTTCATTTTTATAACTTCTTTTACTTATTTAATTCAATTCCAATTAAGTTATGTGTTTAACAAAACAAGTTAATTTTTTTAGGAGAGAAAAATGATAAAAAAGATTTTTAATCATTATTTGCTGATAGCCTCATTGATATTTATTATTCAATGGGATATATCTGCACAAGTCAGTGTGATGACATTTAGTTCCTCATCTGGAACATATACAGAAATAACGGGAGGAACTTTGCTTGGCTCAACAACATCTGATGATCAATATTTTGTTGATCCTGCAATTCCTCTGGGTGGAACAACAAAAACCGGTCCTGGTTTCCCGATTGGTTTTGATTTCGTAATAAATGGAAATACTTTCGACAGATTCGGAATTAATAATAATGGATGGATTTCATTTGGAAAGTCTGCATTAACACCTTCTGTCGATATGAATACTACAAGTGCCTATACACCACTTTCATCAACAACAGCAATAACTCCAGCTGAATTAAGAACAAGAGTCGCTGGGTTGGGAAGAGATTTGCAGGCACAGACAGGTGCTGAACTAAGATTTGAATTAATTGGAACAGCACCAAACAGAACTCTGGTTATTCAGTGGAAAGGTTATAGAAAATTCGGTGCTACTGGAGACAATTATAATTTTCAAGTAAGAATAAATGAAACAAGTAATACAGTTGAAGTTGTATATGGTACTATGACTAATAATACAACCTCAACAACAGTTCAGGTTGGAATTGGAGGTTCTTCAGCTAGTGATTTTAATAATCGCACTACTACAACAGATTGGACAGCTTCAACTGCTGGTGATACAAATTCAGCAACTATGACTTTATCAAACACTGTTTTTCCACCATCAGGTTTAACATTCACTTGGTCACCACCATCTGATTTACCACCAGCAATTTCATATTTACCGTTAAATAACACTAGCAGTACATCAAACAGAATTTTAACAGCACAGATAACCGATGACTTTGGAATTGCAAGTGCTCCAAATGATCCTAGATTATACTTTAAAAAGAAAAGTGAAACTAATTTTGTATTTGTTAATGCTTCTTCAATAGTTGGTAACGATTATACATTTACAATTGATTATTCATTGTTAAGTGGGCCAATAGCAGCAGGCGATACTATTGTTTATTATGTTGCCGCACAGGATAATGCTGGTCAAACTGTCACAAATCCATTTGGTGGCAGTGGAACACCGCCAGGAATAAATCCACCAGCAACTTTTTCTTCATACATAATTTTACCTATTTATTCACTGCCATATCTTCAAGATTTTAATGCAGGCACATCGCTTCCAGCAAATTGGGCAGGTAATATGGTAATTCTTGCTAATCATGGAACTTCTGGGAGTAATGGGTTAACAAAAAATCTATATTCTAGTGTAACTAGTGCTAATGCTACAAGCCCAATTGTTGGACCTGTTACCTCTAGTTCAGAAATTGTATTTGATTATAGAATTGTTAATTGGTCTGGGTATCCAAATACTGCAACAACACTAGGTGGTGATCAATTTTTTATCAGAATTAGTACTGATGATGGGGCAAATTTTACTACTATTTATACAATTGATTCATCAAATCATGTTGTAAGCACAAACTTTGCAACTGTAACAATACCTATCGGAGCCTATGCTGGGCAGAATGTTATGGTACGATGGGATTTACAGTGGGCTCAGGGAGATTATTACTTTGATATAGATAATGTGAAAATCAGAGAAACTCCAATTGGTCCACCAAATCCAGCAGTTGTTGTAATGCCTGTCGATGGAGCTACAAATGTTGCAATAACAACTTCTCTGCAATGGCAAAGTGGAGGTGGTGCGCCTGAAACAGGTTACAGAATTTATTTCGGAACTGATGGTGGTGGTGTTACTCCTCCAACTAATATTTTGAATAATGTTGATTTAGGCTTGGTAACTTCATACACACCTGTATCTTCGTTATCTTATAGCACAACCTATTACTGGATGATCGTTCCATATAATGGCGGTGGTGATGCACCTGGTAATGTAATTTGGTCATTTACCACAGGAGCTGACCCCACAATCAATGCATTCCCTTATGTTCAAGACTTTGAAGGAAGTTTCCCACCATACGGTTGGCAGAACTATGGTTCTAAATTATGGTTACAAACCAGCACCGGTGGAAGAAGTGGAAGTAAAGGTGCCAGAGTTTCTTATTCTCCTGCAGGCACTGCTAATCTCCAGACTCCTCCTGTAGTTTTACCAGCAGCTCCACATAGAATTAAATTCTGGTGGAAGGATAATGATATTTCTGCTCGACCCTCAAGCATAAATGGTGAGGCAACAATTGAAGGAACTGAAATTAGCGGTTATGATACTACATATTTTGAAATTTCAACAGATGCTGGAACTACCTGGACATCTTTAGCGTTTCTCTCTGAAGCAAGCCCACAATCGGCTTATTCTGAAGTAGTAGTTGATTTAACTTCTTATGCAAATCAGACTGTTAGCTTCAGATGGAGAGATGTGAGTGATGGTTCATTTAGTGCTTATGGTACGGGCTTAGATGACATCACAATTGAGGAAATTCCTGCCACACCTATATTTGTGATTTCTCCAACTTCTCAGGATTTCGGTTCTGCAATTGTAGGAAATACTGTTTCAAGGAATTTCACAATTTCAAACACAGGTTCAGTAACACTTACAATAAACAGTGGCGGTATTACGCTTACTGGTGCAAATGCTGATCAATTTTCATTAGGAAGCATTTCATATCCTATAAATTTGACTTCAGGTCAAAGCGCACAAATTACAGTTAACTTCTCACCAACGAGCGCCGGAGTTAAAACTGCAAATCTTCAAATAGTTCACAATGCACCTGGTTCACCGGCAGTTGTTCCATTGACAGGAAATGCATTACCATTAGGAACTTTGTTTGAAGACTTTACAGGAACTGCTTTCCCACCAGATGGCTGGTTGGCAATAAATAACGACGGTGGTGCTCAGAACTGGTTCAGAAGTACTTCTAAATTTAATTCTGCACCTGCATCAGCCGCATCAAATTGGGAATCTTCAACATTACAAAACGATGACTGGCTGATTTCTCCAAAAGTAAGTGTAAGTGCCGGTGATAGTTTAATCTTTTTCTCAAGTATTCAATCCTCAACTTATCCTGAAGTACTTGTAATTAAAGTTGGTCCTTCTACAGATCCAAATGGTAGCTGGACAACTCTCGATTCCGTTGTTCAAAGCAGTACTAACTGGATAAGAAGAGCATATAGCTTATCAGCATTTGCCGGTCAGAATGTTTATGTAGCATTTGTTAACAGAGGATTGGATGAATGGACATTGTACCTTGATGATATTCAAGGTCCTGTTAAATATACGCCGGCTGTTGATTTAGCTTTTCAGGATTTCTATCAGTCAACTGGATTACCAGTTCCAAGGAACGGTGAGAAATTCAGCGATTACAGAATATCTCTGAATACAGATAATCTTTCTGAAACCAAACCATTTGCAAAATTGCAGAATTCTGGTTTGGGATTAAGGTCTTCAAATACAAATAATACAATAGTTATAGAATCAACAAACAATACTCCGTTCGAATTAAATAATGTTCAGTTAAAAGGCGTTGTGAAAAACATTGGACTGAACTCCGCTTCTTATAATTTGAATTGGAGTGTTAGCGGTTCTTCACAAACTCCTTATGCCGGACCAACTGTAAACTCTGGTGCTGTAGATACTGCAACTCTCACTTATAGTCCGACTGCAACAGGAACATTCCTCACTTCCGGCACTTTAGTAGTAACTGGTGATGAAATTCCTGGTAATGATTCCAAAGAATTCAGGATGAGGGTTTACCCTGATTCTTACACCAGAACGATCTATGACAGAGCTGATAATGTTGTAGATACCTGGGTTGGTTGGGCTGATACTACAGTACGAATGAAAGCAGGAGTTCGATTTACAGCTCCATCTGAGATTAAATTAGCTGGTGTTGATTTCATCTGCAGAACCGAAGCAGTTAACAGTGGTACTTTTGAAGTTCAGGTTCGTGCAGCTGGTGATTCTGCCGGTGCACCTGGTGCTGTCCTCTACACTCAGGTTTACTCTGCAAACGATTATTTCGCTGGTGCCGGTGATTATATCTTCTTCCCATTTGGCAACGATGCACCAACTATTGCAAGTGGTTCTGATTACTGGATTACTGTCAAAGCTCCTTTAGGTGTTCTTTATCCTGGTGCAGTTCACAACACAGGATTTACTTCCGGTAGAAGCTTCTTTGAAGGTTCAGCTGATACAACAGTTTGGAATCCTTTAGTTATTACTACTGAAAGAGCCTGGATTATGAGAGCTGTTCATATTCCTGCTGCATCTACTTTCCAGCTAACAGTTTCAGTTGGCAATGGTTGGAATATGGTATCAGTACCTGGTTTACATCCTGTTGATCAGAATATACTTACCTGGTGGCCTGGTAAAGACCCTGCTGCAAATGTTTTCAAGTTCCAGGGTGCTTATCAGTCTGTTACAACAGTTCAACCTGGTCTCGGCTACTGAATGAAACATCTCGGTGCTAATACTTACAACACAGGTGATGAATGGCCTGCTGGTGGTATCAATATCGTTGCTCACGATCCTCTTAATGCTGCTGCCGGCTGGAACCTTATAGGTGGTTATGAGTTCTTAGCTCCTACTTCGGCTCTTACTACTAATCCTTCAGGGCTCATATCCGGTTTCGTATATGGTTACACTACTAGTGGTGGTTATCAGGTTGCTAGTGACCTCGTTCCTGGTTATGGCTACTGGCTTAAACTTACTGCTGCAGGACAGATTAACATAAATCCAGGTCCTAAAGCTAATTTCAAACTCTCTGACTTTATCCCTGATGACTTCGGTAAGATTATCATTACTGATAACGCAGGTAAGTCTTATACTCTCTATGTTGCTCAGGGTAAACAAGCTCAGAAGACTTCGCTCGACTTCTTCGAACTTCCTCCCGTTGCATTCCCTGATATGTTCGATGTAAGATACACAACCGGAAGATTTGTTGAAGATTTGAGCAGTGCAATGAAGACTGTTCAGATGCAGGGAGTAGAATATCCTGTAAGGGTAAAAGTAGAAGGAATGATGCTGAGGATAACAGATGAAACAGGAAAAGCAGTAAATGAGAGAGTAAACTCAGGTGAAGAGATAACAATCAGCAACTCACAGATAAGCAAGTTGAATGTGATGAGTGATATAATACCTGATAAGTATTCTCTTGAGCAGAATTATCCGAATCCATTCAACCCAACGACAACAATAGAATTCTCATTGCCTGAGGATGTAGAGAATGTAAGGTTAACGATATACAATGCATTGGGAGAGAAGGTATCAGAGTTAGTAAACGGAAAGATGGAAGCAGGCAGATACAGATATCAGTGGAATGCTGGAAATG contains:
- a CDS encoding T9SS type A sorting domain-containing protein — translated: MKKLTLLFLIVFNFTNVFPQTFVTHNTSTLQVSIFNNGYIGHNFDATQGGGVVFGSAPDAMFTAGVMFGDNVRGVNGMVGSFVQGTPQLPIIADLQNTVPFTPFTSDPYFNQITEARMNDGLAPLPYNVTIKQKSYSNTGDKFVIITYELTNNSSNTYSNFRVGIFADWDVGAAAYLNNRRGMDIPRNLVYQYLQGTQDPNYYGVVALSGLTGGTSTDIFPGDVNTIRNEVYLLISNIYDSTSSTRLGDFRSFIGSGPYTFSPGSTLNVAFAIVVGTNLADLQTSADAAVFKYNNYILPVELTSFTASVNLNGDVSLEWITETEINNHGFVVERKTDNTDFTSIGFVKGNGTTTERKIYTFTDKNLEAGKYYYRLKQIDFNGQFEYSDIIEVEVTPVNKYLLEQNYPNPFNPSTVISWQSPVDSWQTLKVYDILGNEVATLINEFKNAGKYSIRFDMKDLAPGTYFYQLKIGDVVQTKKMTLLK
- a CDS encoding T9SS-dependent choice-of-anchor J family protein, whose product is MIKLIKFFTILIVLFFSMHLYAQVSSMQFSSSSGTYTEITGGTLLGSATSDDQYFVDPAIPLGGTTKTGPGFPIGFDFVINGNTFDRFGINNNGWISFGKSALTPSVDMNTTSAYTPLSSTTAITPAELRTRVAGLGRDLQAQTGAELRFELIGTAPNRTLVIQWKGYRKFGATGDNYNFQIRINETSNTVEVVYGTMTNNTTSTTVQVGIGGSSASDFNNRTTTTDWTASTAGATNSATMTLSNTVFPPVGLTYQWQPPAPTDLGAIALVSPPNLECFGSTETVTVQIKNYGSATINFAVTPATVYASVTGPNPQTFSPVIINSGTLAPGATQDVTITTTYNMTGFGTYTFNAYTAISGDGNSANDAMSPVIRANVAPATLPEFVDFTGFTGANLTTVFPNWKEASGVSPSGTSSAWTSQTGLGGTGNITARINLYTTSRNEWIIGPKIIPQSNTVLKFSAAVTDWNSVTLPDSMGSDDKVRVMVSTDCGLSWTSIFQMDASTGLTNTLTQFTIPLASYSGQEIKIAFYATDGPTDDPQDYDFHIDDIYIGGPAPDNPASFAAVPLSSSQIQLTFTTNSNNNNVVIVWNNTGTFTSPSGAPPSVGQPFAGGTLLYNGLVSPVNHSGLTGNTQYYYKAFSYNGSVYSPGLTSSATTLCDPVSTLNENFDGVTTPNLPSCWYKVGTGGSVSTQGSSANSSPNCLYIYSTSTSSLAVVSLPPLSNAGAGTHRLRFYARANFTVGGVIHIGYLTNPNDANSFVKLDSIVANSLSYQQFTKFLGNAPGSNQVLAFRHSGSPANSVLIDDVVWEPVPVGVPNPAVVVSPADSATNVAINTSLNWLSGGGAPETGYRIYFGTDGGGVTPPTNILNNVDLGLVTTYTPASPLSYSTTYYWMIVPYNGSGNATGTPIWRFTTMPDPTITPPYTQNFEGTFPPINWTRFTGLLQDTSVLTSTTAGWVQDDWRNISSPVNKAARLNIWSTTTRYWLVTPPINLGTGSTNYQIEFDLTLNAYGTSNPPGTSGVDDKFAVVISTDGGTTWLSANTLRLWDNAGSPYVYNNINHLGEHVILNLTGYTGIVKIGFYGESTVSNADNDLMVDNFEVKEVPTTPLFTISPTSKDFGTVISGNTKSANFTITNTGVGTLSINSGGITLTGTNANQFSLGSISYPINLTSGQSAQITVNFSPTSAGVKTANLQIVHNAPGSPAVVPLTGNALPAGILFEDFTGAAFPPDGWIAVNNDAGTKNWIRNTGKFTSSPASASSSWESTILRNNDWLITPKLVVSSGDSIIFWISAASSSYTEELVVKVGSTNDPNGSWTTLDSILTNNPGWERKSYSLNAFAGQNVYIAFVNRGLDKFTVYIDDVVGPQVYIPAVDVALQSFYQASGLPVPRGVSQFEENNIYVKVLENSNKKEPVEALSNTGSGVKSTTSNNTVVVDNSNVPIELNNIQIKAAVKNLGQNATNYTINYSVGGINQTPFSGPTISSGQTDTATIIYNPSSIGTFIAAGTVTATGDEVPGNNNNQFRMRVYPDSYTRTIYDRADNVVDTWVGWADTTVRMKAGVRFTAPSEIKLAGVDFICRTEAVNSGTFEVQVRAAGDSAGAPGAVLYTQVYSANDYFAGAGDYIFFPFGNDAPTIASGSDYWITVKAPLGVLYPGAVHNTGFTSGRSFFEGSADTTVWNPLVITTERAWIMRAVHIPAAATFQLTVSVGNGWNMVSVPGLHPVDQNILTWWPGKDPAANVFKFQGAYQSVTTVQPGLGYWMKHLGANTYNTGDEWPAGGINIVAHDPLNAAAGWNLIGGYEFLAPTSALTTNPSGLISGFVYGYTTSGGYQVASDLVPGYGYWLKLTAAGQININPGPKANFKLSDFIPDDFGKIIITDNAGKSYTLYVAQGNQAQKTSLDFFELPPAPFSDMFDVRYTSGRFVEDLSSAMKTIQMQGVEYPVRVRVEGMMLRITDETGKAVNERVKSGEEITISNSQIRKLNVMSDIIPDKYSLEQNYPNPFNPTTTIEFSLPEDVENVRLTIYNALGEKVAELVNGKMEAGRYRYQWNAGNVATGLYIYELKTNKFSSVKKMMLLK